A single region of the Pseudomonas granadensis genome encodes:
- a CDS encoding DUF2931 family protein, translated as MRVLVAILGVLAFTGCHATSSNSGEADPKYPWWELAFVKPNFMNVWVEDSSVEDIEGKTFQRAGGGNASGAEPNDEEESARGWIGVGGTGKPVIGAGLPKRIFVRWQSIPEQKTYRAWVDIPEEARQVMVRSTHQRCPETPEKTARFMASVYLGLAPGGVVQVWVRDLCRRPVKVARAQAELEPLGPDLGKNGGQYAYPISEKAKRYIEKYGIPYGSW; from the coding sequence ATGAGAGTACTAGTAGCGATATTGGGCGTTTTGGCTTTCACCGGCTGTCACGCAACGAGTTCTAACTCAGGTGAAGCCGATCCTAAGTACCCTTGGTGGGAGCTCGCCTTCGTCAAACCCAATTTCATGAATGTGTGGGTTGAGGACAGCTCTGTGGAAGATATAGAAGGTAAAACCTTCCAGCGAGCGGGAGGTGGGAACGCCAGCGGAGCAGAACCAAATGATGAAGAAGAATCTGCCCGCGGTTGGATAGGTGTTGGAGGTACAGGCAAACCCGTTATCGGGGCGGGTTTGCCCAAGCGGATTTTTGTCCGCTGGCAATCGATACCTGAACAAAAAACCTATCGGGCTTGGGTGGATATTCCCGAGGAGGCCAGACAAGTGATGGTGAGGTCTACTCACCAACGGTGCCCGGAAACACCAGAGAAGACAGCACGGTTCATGGCGTCTGTCTATTTGGGGCTCGCGCCTGGGGGCGTGGTTCAAGTGTGGGTCAGAGACCTATGTCGGCGCCCAGTAAAGGTAGCGCGCGCCCAAGCCGAATTGGAACCGCTGGGACCAGACTTGGGAAAGAATGGAGGTCAGTACGCTTACCCTATAAGTGAAAAGGCAAAGCGCTACATCGAAAAATACGGCATTCCTTATGGAAGTTGGTAA
- a CDS encoding phospholipase effector Tle1 domain-containing protein, with product MSGYVPNPPKNYRYEQAKPVDLHAQHWAEYEKHGKEPAPEPEKVGIALRIGVFFDGTGNNANNTAAGLLCGAQHPIAPEDISASCQPYMKDPDSSYGAGATNIKKLADLYHEAPVAEGEGSLKKVSRPLYIEGIGTQSNEQDSLFGQGTGRGETGVAGRVQTSFTFIKQVIEDTLQENPDAEITSITFDTFGFSRGAAAARHFSNEIVRGKQGPLRELLTIYSSNFSRTFVDQYGGSINMGFIGLFDTVPSIAGLTNFGMVKSPIAPGIKLYLDPRFFKDVVHLVARDERRANFALSSVKPDFPEYEFPGVHSDIGGSYLDEIEECVVVSPMQKLDVWSNTDVRTTSIYKDAALVKSQWIAKGWPADLLEIVTPTALALPPDPQDRFGPKQKRVYAGLLLRRPVSGKLSNIYLRLMYQMAKERGVPFTDIPGRAEYAVPQELQSICDRFIAGDNSTTAEEELLLKLKYIHTSANWNHPQGRRDGSGLKVVYINAPTDDGIRVHHPHVPDWKLW from the coding sequence ATGAGTGGCTACGTACCCAACCCCCCGAAAAACTACCGCTACGAACAAGCCAAACCCGTCGACCTCCACGCCCAGCACTGGGCGGAATACGAAAAACACGGCAAAGAACCAGCGCCCGAGCCTGAGAAGGTTGGGATAGCGCTGCGGATTGGAGTTTTTTTTGATGGGACGGGGAATAATGCGAATAACACAGCGGCTGGGTTGCTGTGTGGGGCGCAGCATCCGATTGCGCCGGAGGATATTTCGGCGAGCTGTCAGCCCTACATGAAGGATCCGGATAGCAGTTATGGTGCTGGTGCGACGAACATAAAAAAACTCGCAGACCTGTATCACGAAGCTCCGGTTGCTGAGGGCGAGGGCTCGTTAAAAAAAGTCTCTCGACCTTTGTATATCGAAGGAATTGGCACTCAATCCAACGAGCAAGATAGTTTGTTCGGTCAAGGTACGGGGCGAGGGGAAACCGGTGTAGCGGGGCGAGTACAGACGTCCTTCACTTTTATCAAACAAGTCATTGAAGATACCCTTCAAGAAAATCCAGATGCGGAAATTACATCTATAACCTTTGATACCTTTGGCTTCAGCCGCGGCGCAGCGGCGGCTCGTCATTTTTCAAATGAAATAGTGAGAGGTAAGCAAGGTCCGTTACGAGAGCTGTTAACCATTTACTCTAGTAATTTCAGCCGTACATTTGTTGATCAGTACGGTGGCAGTATCAACATGGGTTTTATCGGGCTGTTCGATACAGTGCCGTCAATTGCTGGCCTAACTAACTTCGGTATGGTGAAAAGCCCAATCGCGCCAGGCATAAAACTCTATCTTGACCCTCGTTTTTTCAAGGATGTCGTCCATTTAGTTGCTCGCGATGAACGCCGGGCTAATTTTGCCCTCAGTAGTGTGAAACCTGACTTTCCGGAATACGAATTTCCTGGTGTCCACTCAGATATCGGTGGGAGCTATCTCGATGAAATCGAGGAGTGCGTTGTGGTGAGTCCCATGCAAAAACTTGATGTCTGGAGCAACACTGATGTAAGAACTACCTCGATCTATAAGGATGCTGCACTGGTAAAAAGTCAGTGGATAGCCAAAGGATGGCCTGCGGACCTGCTGGAAATCGTAACTCCCACCGCGCTTGCTTTGCCGCCCGATCCACAAGATCGGTTCGGTCCCAAACAGAAACGCGTGTACGCTGGCCTACTACTCAGGCGTCCAGTCAGTGGCAAGCTCTCAAATATTTATTTGAGATTGATGTATCAAATGGCCAAAGAAAGAGGTGTTCCCTTCACCGATATTCCCGGGCGAGCCGAATATGCCGTTCCACAAGAGTTGCAATCGATCTGCGACAGGTTCATTGCGGGTGACAACAGCACTACCGCAGAAGAAGAGCTATTGCTGAAGCTTAAGTACATCCATACTTCTGCCAACTGGAACCATCCACAAGGACGACGGGACGGTAGCGGCTTGAAAGTTGTTTACATTAACGCTCCAACCGACGACGGCATTCGTGTGCATCACCCTCACGTACCTGATTGGAAGCTTTGGTAA
- a CDS encoding oxidoreductase, whose amino-acid sequence MKTAKTLFITGVSSGFGQALAREALAAGHRVIGTVRSESAVATFEALAPERAHGVVLDVTDFEAIDTVVAAVEKRYGPVDVLVNNAGYGHEGVFEESPLAEMRRQFDVNVFGAAAVTKAFVPYFRQRRAGHIVNITSMGGYITMPGIAYYCGSKFALEGISDTLSKELAPFNIFVTAVAPGSFRTDWAGRSMQRTPRSISDYDASFDPVRKAREEKSGHQLGDPHKAARAMLTLIASPAPPAHLLLGSDAVALVRDKLQRTAESIEQWQALSCSTDG is encoded by the coding sequence ATGAAGACTGCAAAAACCCTGTTCATCACTGGTGTCAGCAGCGGCTTCGGCCAGGCGCTGGCGAGGGAGGCGCTCGCCGCAGGCCACCGGGTCATTGGCACCGTGCGCAGCGAATCCGCCGTAGCGACGTTCGAAGCGCTGGCGCCGGAACGGGCCCATGGCGTGGTGTTGGACGTGACCGATTTCGAAGCGATTGATACGGTGGTCGCCGCCGTTGAAAAACGTTACGGGCCGGTGGATGTGCTGGTGAACAACGCCGGTTACGGTCACGAAGGGGTTTTCGAGGAATCGCCGCTGGCGGAAATGCGCCGGCAGTTCGATGTGAATGTGTTTGGCGCAGCGGCGGTAACCAAGGCTTTTGTGCCGTATTTCCGCCAGCGCCGCGCCGGGCATATCGTCAACATCACCTCCATGGGCGGCTACATCACCATGCCCGGCATCGCCTATTACTGCGGCAGCAAATTTGCTTTGGAAGGGATTTCCGACACGTTGAGCAAAGAGCTCGCACCCTTCAATATTTTCGTCACGGCAGTGGCGCCGGGGTCTTTTCGCACCGACTGGGCCGGCCGCTCGATGCAGCGCACGCCGCGCAGCATCAGCGACTACGATGCCAGCTTCGACCCGGTGCGCAAGGCCCGCGAAGAGAAAAGCGGCCATCAGCTCGGCGATCCGCACAAAGCCGCACGAGCCATGCTGACGCTGATCGCCAGCCCTGCCCCGCCCGCACATCTGCTTTTGGGCAGCGACGCCGTCGCGCTGGTGCGTGACAAGTTGCAGCGCACGGCGGAGAGTATTGAGCAATGGCAGGCGCTCAGTTGCTCTACCGATGGCTGA
- a CDS encoding amino acid permease, with the protein MISPTSKDSTGHLAQGFKPRHVTMLSIAGIIGAGLFVGSGHAIAAAGPAVLLAYLFSGLLVVLVMRMLGEMAVANPDTGSFSTYADQAIGRWAGFTIGWLYWWFWVLVIPIEALAAGHVLHQWFAQVDAWLFALGSIIALVVTNLFSVSKYGEFEFWFAMAKVVAIIGFIGVGFAVLMGWIPDREVSGLSGLMAAHGGFAPNGLSAVVGAFITIMFSFIGTEAVTIAAAESNNPAQNIAKATRSVIWRIGVFYLLSIFVVISVVPWNDPLLASVGSYQRALEIMNIPHAKFMVDVVVLIAVASCMNSSIYIASRMLYSLGRRGDAPKALKVTSSEGVPRAAVIASTVLGAAITVWSYVMPAGLFEFLLASSGAIALLVYLAIAVSQLRMRRMLRRQNIELTFRMWLFPWLTWLVIVFICAALAVMMITPEHRTEVSTTIGLALAISFIGLLTSRHPAQTVSVTPAG; encoded by the coding sequence ATGATCAGCCCCACCTCCAAGGATTCGACTGGCCACTTGGCGCAGGGCTTCAAGCCTCGTCATGTGACGATGCTGTCCATCGCCGGGATCATCGGCGCCGGTTTGTTTGTTGGTTCCGGGCATGCCATTGCGGCGGCCGGGCCGGCGGTGTTGCTGGCTTATCTGTTTTCCGGGTTGCTGGTGGTGCTGGTCATGCGCATGCTCGGCGAGATGGCGGTGGCCAATCCGGACACCGGTTCGTTTTCCACCTATGCCGATCAGGCCATCGGGCGCTGGGCCGGGTTTACCATCGGCTGGTTGTACTGGTGGTTCTGGGTGCTGGTGATTCCGATTGAAGCGTTGGCGGCCGGGCATGTGTTGCATCAGTGGTTTGCGCAGGTCGATGCCTGGCTGTTCGCGCTGGGCTCGATCATTGCGCTGGTGGTGACCAACCTGTTCAGCGTCTCGAAATACGGCGAGTTCGAGTTCTGGTTTGCCATGGCCAAGGTGGTGGCAATCATCGGCTTTATCGGCGTCGGTTTTGCGGTGTTGATGGGCTGGATTCCCGACCGTGAAGTCAGCGGTTTGAGTGGCCTGATGGCGGCGCACGGCGGGTTTGCGCCGAACGGCTTGTCGGCGGTGGTCGGTGCGTTCATTACCATCATGTTCAGTTTCATCGGTACCGAAGCGGTGACCATCGCCGCGGCGGAATCGAATAACCCGGCGCAGAACATTGCCAAGGCCACGCGCTCGGTGATCTGGCGCATCGGTGTGTTTTATTTGCTGTCGATCTTCGTGGTGATTTCAGTGGTGCCGTGGAATGACCCGCTTTTGGCCTCGGTCGGGTCTTATCAGCGGGCGCTGGAAATCATGAATATTCCGCACGCCAAATTCATGGTCGATGTGGTGGTGTTGATCGCGGTGGCGAGCTGCATGAACTCGTCGATCTACATCGCCTCGCGCATGCTCTATTCGCTGGGTCGGCGTGGCGATGCGCCGAAGGCGTTGAAGGTGACCTCGTCCGAAGGTGTGCCGCGTGCGGCGGTCATCGCCAGCACCGTGCTCGGCGCGGCGATCACGGTATGGAGCTACGTGATGCCGGCCGGGCTGTTTGAATTTCTGCTGGCCAGCTCCGGCGCGATTGCCTTGCTGGTGTACCTGGCAATCGCCGTGTCGCAACTGCGCATGCGGCGGATGTTGCGTCGGCAGAACATTGAGCTGACGTTCCGCATGTGGCTGTTTCCGTGGCTGACCTGGCTGGTGATTGTGTTCATCTGCGCCGCGCTGGCGGTGATGATGATTACCCCGGAACACCGCACCGAAGTGAGCACGACGATTGGTCTGGCGCTGGCAATATCGTTTATCGGTTTGCTGACATCACGACATCCTGCGCAGACGGTCAGTGTCACGCCTGCCGGATGA
- a CDS encoding DUF6124 family protein yields MFKVTPNPPETDPTSPYESPDSRRFHQAAERALDHYLKPASQIMASVNEPERMYLANPKFDSESLLANASETLGSASEMLVNFAAMLDPQHRKTALGIAQVVMLGELAVNQALDNVEVTS; encoded by the coding sequence ATGTTCAAAGTCACGCCCAACCCACCCGAAACCGACCCCACATCCCCCTACGAATCACCCGATTCCAGACGCTTCCACCAAGCCGCCGAACGCGCCCTCGACCACTACCTCAAACCCGCCAGCCAGATCATGGCCAGCGTCAACGAACCCGAACGCATGTACCTCGCCAACCCGAAATTCGACAGCGAATCGCTGCTCGCCAACGCCAGCGAAACCCTCGGCTCGGCCAGCGAAATGCTGGTCAACTTCGCCGCCATGCTCGACCCCCAACACCGCAAAACCGCACTGGGCATCGCTCAGGTCGTGATGCTCGGCGAACTCGCGGTCAATCAGGCACTCGACAACGTCGAAGTCACCAGCTGA